The Actinomyces sp. oral taxon 414 genome has a segment encoding these proteins:
- a CDS encoding ABC transporter ATP-binding protein, which translates to MTTTTMPTGLAPAPRDAAPGAGAPDDDAPVRVRGLVKRFGRLTALDGLDLTVAPGSVHGFLGPNGAGKSTTIRILLGLYRPDAGKVRVLGRDPVHEAPAINREVSYVPGDVALWPNLTGGQVLDALAGLRGTRDRAREDALIERFDLDPGKKVRAYSKGNRQKVALVAALAAPTRLLILDEPTSGLDPLMERVFTEEVAAAAAAGRTVLLSSHILAEVQRLCSAVTIIKDGRVVEDGDLEHLQSLAATRIELRADPERLEPLSAALAPLGAAPERDGDRLVLQVGSQRVPAVLGVLAEHRIADVTCEPASLEDLFLRHYEDAR; encoded by the coding sequence ATGACCACCACGACCATGCCGACCGGCCTCGCGCCGGCCCCGCGCGACGCCGCACCCGGTGCGGGGGCGCCCGACGACGACGCACCCGTCCGCGTCCGCGGCCTGGTCAAGCGCTTCGGACGCCTGACCGCCCTGGACGGGCTGGACCTGACCGTCGCGCCCGGCTCCGTTCACGGCTTCCTCGGTCCCAACGGCGCCGGCAAGTCCACCACCATCCGCATTCTGCTGGGCCTGTACCGGCCCGACGCCGGGAAGGTGCGCGTGCTCGGCCGCGACCCGGTGCACGAGGCCCCGGCCATCAACCGGGAGGTCTCCTACGTGCCCGGCGATGTGGCCCTGTGGCCGAACCTGACCGGCGGCCAGGTCCTCGACGCTCTGGCGGGCCTGCGCGGGACGCGCGACCGCGCCCGGGAGGACGCCCTCATTGAGCGCTTCGACCTGGACCCGGGCAAGAAGGTGCGCGCCTACTCCAAGGGCAACCGGCAGAAGGTGGCGCTCGTGGCCGCCCTGGCCGCCCCCACCCGCCTGCTCATCCTCGACGAGCCGACCAGCGGGCTCGACCCGCTCATGGAGCGGGTGTTCACCGAGGAGGTCGCCGCGGCCGCGGCCGCGGGGCGCACCGTGCTGCTCTCCAGCCACATCCTGGCCGAGGTGCAGCGCCTGTGCAGCGCCGTGACCATTATTAAGGACGGGCGGGTCGTCGAGGACGGCGACCTGGAGCACCTGCAGTCCCTGGCGGCCACCCGCATCGAGTTGCGCGCCGACCCCGAGCGGCTGGAGCCGCTGAGCGCCGCGCTGGCGCCCCTGGGCGCCGCTCCCGAGCGCGACGGGGACCGGCTGGTCCTGCAGGTCGGCTCGCAGCGGGTGCCCGCGGTCCTGGGCGTGCTCGCCGAGCACCGGATCGCGGACGTGACCTGCGAGCCGGCGAGCCTGGAGGACCTGTTCCTGCGCCACTACGAGGACGCCCGATGA
- a CDS encoding ABC transporter permease has product MSAAAGTTPDATARTAASATARTARATASATARTARATAGAAGRTPSDGRPARTRTGATRALGGLGRALGLTLRRLRVQAPAWLLPLWALAASTPSYESVYPSLASRTMLIESMRATAGTRLLYGVLPLPGTIGQLAQWEIGTYLVMCTALMAVLMTCRTLRADEDEGLVELIRGAGAGRWTPLLAPLGAVIGIVALEAAGIGVIMTALTGQVAELTVSGAWALAGVVAVVGWALAGTAAVACQLARDAGTARGASLGALGVAFALRVAADEADSPRLRWLSPIAWRDLVEPYTADRPVPLAVCAGLCLALMAAAGALYARREYLGGYLPDRSTSRRRWRVRGHAGLVARLDRRPLAAWAVAAACVSALFGAMSGSITELLKPGSPTAQMVDKMAAGSPMSQFMGLLTVFTVLLVVVAAVGRAGALAGDERRGLVEAEAAAGVSRTRLFVVQAGAAVIEAALLLLISGGVLAATTAVQVTEDHAVARAFVYTVSQLPGALAAIGLALALVGLAPRRWPLVWAVVAWSAFAQFLGGLVELPDWAQDLSVIGHHLDVVGPVDWKPLAIQTAVGLAGAVVGLLAYRRRDLGA; this is encoded by the coding sequence ATGAGCGCGGCAGCGGGAACAACGCCGGACGCGACGGCGCGGACGGCGGCGAGTGCGACGGCGCGGACGGCGCGGGCGACGGCGAGTGCGACGGCGCGGACGGCGCGGGCGACGGCGGGCGCCGCGGGGAGGACGCCGTCGGACGGGAGACCGGCGCGGACCCGGACCGGCGCGACCCGGGCCCTGGGCGGGCTGGGCCGGGCCCTGGGTCTGACGCTGCGGCGGCTGCGCGTCCAGGCCCCCGCCTGGTTGCTGCCCCTGTGGGCGCTGGCGGCGTCGACGCCGAGCTATGAGAGCGTCTACCCCTCGCTGGCGTCGAGAACCATGCTCATCGAGTCGATGCGCGCCACCGCCGGCACGCGCCTGCTCTACGGCGTCCTGCCGCTGCCCGGGACGATCGGCCAGCTCGCCCAGTGGGAGATCGGCACCTACCTGGTGATGTGCACCGCCCTGATGGCCGTGCTCATGACCTGCCGGACGCTGCGGGCCGACGAGGACGAGGGCCTGGTGGAGCTCATCCGGGGCGCGGGCGCCGGACGGTGGACGCCCCTGCTGGCCCCTCTCGGCGCGGTGATCGGGATCGTGGCGCTGGAGGCGGCCGGGATCGGCGTGATCATGACGGCCCTGACCGGGCAGGTGGCGGAGCTGACGGTCTCGGGCGCCTGGGCCCTGGCGGGCGTGGTGGCGGTGGTCGGCTGGGCCCTGGCGGGCACGGCCGCGGTGGCGTGCCAGCTGGCCCGCGACGCGGGAACGGCGCGGGGGGCCTCCCTGGGCGCGCTGGGGGTCGCCTTCGCGCTGCGGGTCGCGGCCGACGAGGCCGACTCCCCCCGGCTGCGCTGGCTCAGCCCCATCGCGTGGCGGGATCTGGTCGAGCCCTACACCGCCGACCGCCCCGTGCCCCTGGCCGTGTGCGCCGGCCTCTGCCTGGCGCTGATGGCGGCGGCCGGGGCCCTGTACGCCCGCCGGGAGTACCTGGGCGGCTACCTGCCGGACCGCTCGACCAGCCGACGGCGGTGGCGGGTGCGCGGGCACGCCGGCCTGGTGGCGCGCCTGGACCGGCGGCCCCTGGCCGCCTGGGCGGTGGCGGCGGCGTGCGTCTCGGCCCTGTTCGGGGCCATGTCCGGCAGCATTACGGAACTGCTCAAGCCGGGGTCGCCCACGGCCCAGATGGTGGACAAGATGGCGGCCGGCAGCCCGATGTCCCAATTCATGGGCCTGCTCACCGTCTTCACCGTCCTGCTGGTCGTAGTGGCGGCGGTCGGCCGGGCGGGGGCGCTGGCCGGCGACGAGCGCCGGGGGCTGGTGGAGGCCGAGGCCGCGGCGGGTGTGAGCCGGACCCGGTTGTTCGTCGTGCAGGCCGGGGCCGCGGTGATCGAGGCGGCCCTCCTCCTGCTCATCTCTGGCGGCGTGCTCGCCGCGACGACGGCGGTGCAGGTCACCGAGGACCACGCGGTGGCGCGCGCCTTCGTCTACACGGTCAGCCAGCTGCCGGGGGCGTTGGCCGCCATCGGCCTGGCCCTGGCCCTGGTGGGCCTGGCGCCGCGGCGGTGGCCGCTGGTGTGGGCGGTGGTGGCCTGGAGCGCCTTCGCCCAGTTCCTCGGCGGGCTCGTCGAGCTGCCCGACTGGGCGCAGGATCTGAGCGTCATCGGCCACCATCTCGACGTCGTCGGCCCGGTGGACTGGAAGCCCCTGGCGATCCAGACGGCGGTGGGCCTGGCGGGGGCCGTCGTCGGGCTGCTCGCCTACCGACGGCGGGACCTGGGCGCCTGA
- a CDS encoding carbohydrate ABC transporter permease yields MAARAREALTGYALLAPGLIGVLLFVIVPAGALVWLSTRRWSLLSAPEFVGPSQVGRVLADPEFLGSLRVTLLLALLVVPAQIALGLLLAVLLTKGLRGTGLLRALLIIPWASSPLALGVVWSWIFAPDGGPPAGPAGASTGVLASPTWALPAVALVVIWTGAGHTSLLLAAGLASIPRELVEAARLDGATARQIFWSIEAPLLRPTLLLVATAALIAVLNTFDQVYALTRGGPDRATGVLAYTIYERAFVNWNMGEAAVMALVMTVMLLLVTGAQRLCLRGMSAHESD; encoded by the coding sequence ATGGCGGCGCGAGCGCGGGAGGCCCTGACCGGTTACGCCCTGCTGGCCCCCGGCTTGATCGGCGTCCTGCTGTTCGTGATCGTCCCGGCGGGGGCCCTCGTCTGGCTGAGCACCCGCAGGTGGAGCCTGCTGTCCGCCCCCGAGTTCGTCGGTCCGTCCCAGGTGGGCCGGGTGCTCGCCGACCCCGAGTTCCTCGGCTCGCTCAGGGTCACGCTCCTGCTGGCCCTCCTCGTCGTCCCCGCCCAGATCGCGCTCGGCCTCCTCCTGGCCGTCCTGCTCACCAAAGGGCTGCGGGGCACCGGTCTCCTCCGCGCGCTCCTCATTATCCCCTGGGCCTCCTCCCCGCTCGCCCTGGGCGTCGTGTGGTCCTGGATCTTCGCGCCCGACGGCGGTCCGCCGGCCGGGCCGGCCGGCGCGAGCACCGGGGTCCTCGCCTCGCCGACCTGGGCGCTGCCGGCCGTGGCCCTCGTGGTCATCTGGACCGGCGCCGGCCACACTTCGCTGCTCCTCGCCGCCGGACTGGCGTCGATCCCGCGCGAACTCGTCGAGGCCGCCCGCCTCGACGGCGCCACCGCCCGCCAGATCTTCTGGAGCATTGAGGCGCCCCTGCTGCGTCCGACCCTCCTGCTCGTCGCGACGGCCGCGCTCATCGCGGTCCTCAACACCTTCGACCAGGTCTACGCCCTGACCCGCGGCGGCCCGGACAGAGCCACCGGGGTGCTCGCGTACACCATCTACGAACGGGCTTTCGTCAACTGGAATATGGGCGAGGCCGCCGTCATGGCGCTAGTCATGACGGTCATGCTGCTGCTCGTCACAGGGGCCCAGAGGCTCTGTCTGCGCGGGATGTCGGCGCATGAGTCCGACTGA